Proteins encoded together in one Sceloporus undulatus isolate JIND9_A2432 ecotype Alabama chromosome 4, SceUnd_v1.1, whole genome shotgun sequence window:
- the LOC121927646 gene encoding chemokine-like protein TAFA-5 isoform X3 gives MLAGWRELSTGISAVLGCLLFFWLLYSQPTKEGKELEVGTCEITALDRDISHPKRMIARQTARCACRRGQVAGTTKAKPACVDAQIIVNRQWCGMEPCDDGEQCTLLINRSGWSCTRQLGRIKTVTVS, from the exons ATGCTGGCCGGATGGAGAGAGCTCTCTACAGGGATCAGCGCCGTCCTTggttgcctcctcttcttctggctcCTCTATTCTCAGCCCACGAAGGAAG GAAAGGAACTGGAAGTGGGGACATGTGAAATCACGGCATTGGACAGAGATATAAGCCATCCCAAGAGGATGATCGCCAGGCAGACAGCACGGTGTGCCTGTAGGAGGGGCCAAGTCGCTGGGACAACAAAAGCAAAACCTGCCTGTGTGGATG CTCAGATCATTGTCAACAGACAGTGGTGTGGGATGGAGCCCTGCGATGATGGGGAACAGTGCACATTGCTAATAAATCGTTCAGGCTGGAGCTGTACTAGGCAACTGGGACGAATAAAAACAGTCACG GTCTCTTGA
- the LOC121927646 gene encoding chemokine-like protein TAFA-5 isoform X2, producing the protein MLAGWRELSTGISAVLGCLLFFWLLYSQPTKEGKELEVGTCEITALDRDISHPKRMIARQTARCACRRGQVAGTTKAKPACVDAQIIVNRQWCGMEPCDDGEQCTLLINRSGWSCTRQLGRIKTVTVGQSC; encoded by the exons ATGCTGGCCGGATGGAGAGAGCTCTCTACAGGGATCAGCGCCGTCCTTggttgcctcctcttcttctggctcCTCTATTCTCAGCCCACGAAGGAAG GAAAGGAACTGGAAGTGGGGACATGTGAAATCACGGCATTGGACAGAGATATAAGCCATCCCAAGAGGATGATCGCCAGGCAGACAGCACGGTGTGCCTGTAGGAGGGGCCAAGTCGCTGGGACAACAAAAGCAAAACCTGCCTGTGTGGATG CTCAGATCATTGTCAACAGACAGTGGTGTGGGATGGAGCCCTGCGATGATGGGGAACAGTGCACATTGCTAATAAATCGTTCAGGCTGGAGCTGTACTAGGCAACTGGGACGAATAAAAACAGTCACG